GCTCTCTCCCCATCAAGTCACAGCCACTTACAGATAAACTAGTGTGCAAAATCTTGTATGCTTGCATGATTAAAATCAGTCCTTGTTTTTCAGTCCCCCTCCCCCACAGACAATTCTTAGCAGTTACTCTTAGGTCGCTTCAACATTTATCTTGATCACTGTTACTCATGGACAAATTATTACACACTGTGAGTTAGTAATCACTTGCCCTTAGGCATGATTACATCATGcgttatatatttgtatatgtttGAGGGAATTCATTTAAAGTAATCTAGCTTGGAAGTTATCAAAGACTCAAATTCCTGTGTTGATAATTTGTCAAACTGTGGTCTAAATGTTGCTCACAGCAAATTTGGTCATGGTTCCTGAATGGTTTCATGTGAGCGGAGCCTGTGCTAATGAGAGGGACGTCACTATAACAGTAGCTTGCATGTTGAGTTCTAGTACAGCAGCCTTTTACAGTCTTTGTATACTTTTGTTCAAATCCGGGCAAAAATAATGCTGAGAAAACCACAGATCTgctacatttgtacattatgatAAAGCAGATACgttgaaactttcttttttatttaaaaaatgccgtGGTTAACAGGGGCTAAGGCACCTACTTatgaggggggagggggtggtgcaaaaccaAAGGGGcaattcagatatttttttaagctgtggGGAGGGAGCTGTGtgatattttttgaatttggcTGAAATCTGGGGAgtacattcaactttaaatggttgtattatgtatttattttaaaaacctgcagaaaCCCAAAACCCACAAGTGTGTCTtacaggcatgttttctttaataatctcaaaaatcaaaccattaATTGcggccagaaactgtgaaatatggttatttatggtgaaaGGAGggttatgcatttttttcctgtcactcAGGGAGCctaaggaaaaaaattatagtTCAGGGGTGAGTCatgatatgaaaaataaaccaaaGTTGATCTCCAGCCATCCCTGACTCTGATAAGTAAAGTATAGTTCTTAAGAAAGATCTAGTTTTAGCtcaaaatatacttttcttGGCACTATTCTCTAACAAACTGTAGTGATGTCTCTAAAggagacaaacaaataaaaaagtagcaCCTCAggctttttctgtctttctctctgtcattttaATGACTGCTGATAGGAATTGGAATAACTTTTAGCCCTCCCACAGACTCAACATCCTCCTAATGTTGAGAATACATTAATTCTCACTTTTGTGTAGAAAGTCACTGAGGCTAAATGTTCATTACTCTATAtgcataaaatgttgctttaCTCCAGactgattaaaaatgtatttgtcttGGATCGTTAATGGGTTTAACTATTCATTTAATaccttctttgtctttttttcaccagAATCAATCGCACAGAAGAAGAATATGCCAACATATTCCGCTCAATAAATGGGTGAGTTAACCTTTTTGTCacctttgtgtttgttcagcTCTTCATATGAGACTTATCTTTTCTTGCCATCTGTCTAATAATAAAACAAGTCTTAGCCTGGATTTTGGCTTTAATACACAacaacagtgatactcaacttatggccagcaggccaaatctggcccctgataatattccactaatattcctTTTGGCCCCACCCCCaagcattttctaattcacaatccaacaaaattatacaaatttcctaaaatcctgtaaatgtcataaaatcttgtaacatgttttttgctgctgtgattggcctcctgtcattttgcagaatggGCTCTCAAGctaagcaagttgagtatctctgatCTTTGACCTGCTCATGTCCTCTCTGTCAGTTGCTcacaattttaacattttctgttcAATGTAAGCTGTCTATGTTGCCCTCAAAATATATCACGTTTTGACGtgtaaaagcagtgaaaaagtGATATCAGCCCGTGTGAAAGATATCAAAGCCTGAATGTAAACAGGAAACTGTGTCCTCAGGTTGTTGCTGCCGGGAGGAGATGTAGATCTTCAAACATCGCAGTTCAGTCGAGCTGCCAAGATCTTTTACAACTTGGCTCTGAAGGTAAAATATTTGACTTGTTCAACTGACTGCCAAGATGATGTGACATCTCAAGATGACACTTAAAAAGATTTCatggatttatttttccaaaaagaGCCATGTTTAGCCTCggctgtgtgaatgtgtgcaggGACTGAAGCAGCTGGGTTTAAGTGAAATGGAAGAAATGACATTATCATCGTTGTTACCTCCTCATTCCTCACTCTCTCGTCCTCTGCAGGCCAACGATGCCGGGGACTACTTCCCCATCTGGGGGACGTGTCAGGGCTTCCAGCAGCTGTCCGTCCTCACAGCCAACAAAAACCTGCTCACCCTCACTGACACCAAGGCTGTGGCTCTACCTCTCACTCTCACACCAGGTACTCAATCTCATCACTGTGTTTCGGCTCTGGTTCTGCCTGCTTGGCTTGTTTActcttgaaatatcacattatatatttttaaaaatcttttcctTCCTGACGAGTTTAGTTggaaaagtaaaatgtgttcCACCCAAATTTGCAGGAGGGGAGAGCTGATCCCATTCACCAGAGTTTCAGATAATTGAAGGGGGCTTTATTTACCTCAGCTGCAGGGGGCATCAGGCTTTTATTAGGAGCACGCTTAtattgatgttttattattgttttcaatctcttatttttttgacatgatttttcttttatggAAACCTTGCTAAATAATATCGAAAcaaatattcttattttatcCTTATTTGCTTTGAGATCTAAAACGGTGTCAGCCATGGTGCTTGTAAGACAACATGAGAACGATTATATGCACAATATAGTCTATTTTTGCCTTTGTgccaaaacaagataaaattcctactaagctgtttataTGGCTAATGAGaattaatattccactaatattccttttcctccatttttttatcaatgtttCCTAGAGGTGGCAGATTTGTCGACAGTATGAATACAGCGTCCCCCTTTCCTTACTTAAAGTCTTTCttgatgtttaaaagtaggtgtgtttctctTTCCAGCCAGATGTGTGGGCTTTACTTTTGAGCATGCACGTGTACaccagccttgcaaactgttggcgagTTAGTTTGTTAATGTTGTATCAATGACAACGCACAGAGATgcccttaaaaaaacaaggaaccATGTGTCACAAACTCCCAATGAAGACACATATTCTGAATGTGCTGTACACGTGGCCAAAGACCTATAATCTGAATATTCTCAGCATATCCTACATCTTTAGAAAATGATACATTTGGAAAAAGGtctaaatcaaaatatttaaactgaatATTCTTGTTACATGACTTGCATTAAATCCAGAACACTGTCATATTTGAAATAATGGTGAAATATTaatttgcatgtaaaaataatatcaaGTGGATGGTTTCCATGTAAATTAGAGGGGACATGCAGTATGTTTTTACTGAATTCTTTGGACTGTTATCCTGGAAATCTATGAAACTGTACTGGAAGTTCAATAAAAGATGTTAAAAGGTACAAAGATACTGATGAATGTCACGCGTGACATACCGCAATGTCATAAGCTCTATTTCATGAAAATCTTGACactttttgtaatgttttgaatgataatgaataattaagattattttttaacagtttctgtgGGATTTCTTTTAATGAAATCCTCCTTGAAAATTATCTAAAGAGCAATGTTTCCTGTTTGATCTGGGCTGCAGATTGTGATCTGTATTTGAGCCACAGCAGTTTCACTCGTGGTGCGTAATGCGTTAGGATATGGGCGGATCCCATGCAAATGAGACAAAACACTGCTCTCAGTGGCACATCAATCGATtatgaaaatgtgacttttgaGCTCTGCTGAGTTTTTAGGCGAGCTGCAGTTGTAAAGACAAAGTACACACAATATATTATTCATACTACATTTAAGGAGtgttttaaattatcatttaatcGTATGTCACTGACCCCTAACTCTGGTCCGGCTGTCAAATAATGATTCTAATAGCAGATTTGATCATGACATTTGTATTAAACAATTTGttctaattaattttaaaattaactgtGACTCCCTCTCTTGGTGTTGTCTTATCTGCCTGTTTGGACTTTCTGCCTTGCCACAAATCTGTGTCCGTCCTCCAGCGGCCCAGTCCAGCCGTCTGTTCCGAAGTTTTCCCAAGGACCTCCTGCAGTCTCTGGCTACAGAAAACATCACTTCCAACTTCCACAGATGGAGTCTGTCTATACAGGTATTTTCTGCTCCCTGCTccactttcttttcttatttttgcaaattactATAAAGCATAATCACCTGCTGTCATGGCCAGAATCTGTCagagttgttattattattattcttttctGATTGCTCTGCTTTACTTTAGAAGTCAGCAAAGTCAGTACTCTTTGAAGTACCAAGCACACTGATCCAATACTGAAAGGTGGAGCTTGAAACACATCAGTCTGTTTATCAGTTTATAGAGAATCAAAACTCTTCCTCAGACCACACTGGACTGTCAGCTCTGTTACTATAGTTACAGGTTTATATACATTAGTCATCTgtaactataaaataaaaggatgtTTTGCTGTCTTCGCTCTATACTGGTTAACTGTTTGCAGCTATAGACTCTGTAAAACAGTTAAATTCACTGCTGCTCAAAGGCTGCTGGCAGCAGCTACCAGCAACTTAAAggtgaaaagtttttttgcGCGTTACTCAATGGTCAACAATGTCTGTCTCAGTAAGATTTTTATTCAGTGTCCTTGAGCTGCTTCACTGTTTGAACCAACAGAACTATAGCCGCAACGCCAAGCTGAAGAGGTTTTACAAGGTCCTGTCCACTAACAATGACGGGAAGAAAGAATTTATCTCCACCATGGAAGGTACCATTCGCGTTATGCCGTGTCATTCACATTGCTCACTATACAATTGTCATAAACAAAAGGTTAGAGCAAATGCACAGTGCAACAAAATTCAGACTACTGTGATTTTGGCCAGATGTTATCATCACCTCATAACTGAACTGGAGTTGTTGTTGGAATCACAGAGATGTGAAACAGGGGTAATGATGATTCAAAGATTGTGATGGTcctatctgaaaataagaacttttcttaagatgttttttgggattcatttttctctttattttgttattgtttttgtccacTAACATGTTTCTGGCTCTCCTCAGCCTACCGCTACCCATTTTATGCAGTGCAGTGGCATCCAGAGAAAAGCCAGTTTGAGTGGATAGATAAGCCGGGCATGATT
This DNA window, taken from Plectropomus leopardus isolate mb chromosome 2, YSFRI_Pleo_2.0, whole genome shotgun sequence, encodes the following:
- the zgc:171566 gene encoding zgc:171566, encoding MCRPAAAVLAVLTACVCVLRVCAAGRSQQLNYRPVIGVLAQENLPGDQFARGSSYIAACYVKYLEGSGARVVPIRINRTEEEYANIFRSINGLLLPGGDVDLQTSQFSRAAKIFYNLALKANDAGDYFPIWGTCQGFQQLSVLTANKNLLTLTDTKAVALPLTLTPAAQSSRLFRSFPKDLLQSLATENITSNFHRWSLSIQNYSRNAKLKRFYKVLSTNNDGKKEFISTMEAYRYPFYAVQWHPEKSQFEWIDKPGMIHSLSAVRASFYTASFFVSEAMKSQHQFSSSVEEERALIYNFSPVYRGMHAIFVQNYYFD